GCGGGGTGTTCTCGCCGGATGATCCGGGTCGCTATGTGGGGCTGATCGACGGGCTGATCGACTACGACCGGTTCCTGGTGTGTGCCGACTTCGATTCGTACTGGGACGCCCAGGCCAAGGTCGAAGCGCATTGGCATGACTCCAAGGCCTGGTGGCGCTCGGCGGTGCTGAATACGGCGCGGATGGGCTGGTTCAGTTCGGACCGGACGATTCGCGAATACGCTACCGAGATCTGGAAAGCCCTCGACTAAAACACTGCAATACCCCCTGTGGGAGCGGGCTTGCTCGCGAATACGGTATGTCAGTTAACAAATATGTCGACTGGCACACCGCATTCGCGGGCAAGCCCGCTCCCACATTAGTTGCGCGTCGATATACTAGGCCCCGGTTTGCCCGCCTCGGGCTGCTCAGGGAATATCGACCATGCAATGGATTTTCATGCTGCTGGGCCTGGTGCTCGGCTGGACGCTCGACGAGTCGTTCAGCGATGCGGGTATCGGTGCGCTGTTGGGGCTCGGCATCGGCCAGGCAATCCGCCTGGCCAAGCTGTCGGCCCAGGCGGATCAGCAGGCGGTTGCGTTGGAAACCACCCAGAAGGCCCTGATCGCGCTGGGCGAGCGTCTGCGACAACTGGAGGTGCCCGCGCCGTCGAGCAACGTCATTGTCGAAGCACCCATCCCTGAACGTACCCCTGAACCCGCACCTGTCGCTGAGGCGCCCGACCTTGTCTGGGAGCTGCCCGCCGCATTGGCGCCTGTCGCGATGGTCGCCGAACCGAGCCAGCCGTTACCGGACGACGTCTGGACACCTGCTCCAACTCCCCACCCGCCGCAAGAACCTGCCATCCCGCGCGGTCCCAACCTGATTGAACGTGCCATCAGCGGCGCGCGCAGTTGGCTGTTCGGCGGCAACACGGTGCTGCGTGTCGGCGTGGTGCTGTTGTTCCTTGGCCTGGCCTTCCTGCTGCGCTACGCCACCGAAGGCATGGTGGTGCCGATCGAGGTGCGTTACGCCGGCGTAGCCGCAGCCGCCCTCGCCCTGCTGGGCCTGGGCTGGTGGTTGCGGCTGCGCAATAGCAACTACGGTTTGATGCTGCAAGGCACCGGCATTGCGGTGTTGTACCTGACGGTATTCGCCGCGATGCGCTTGCATCCGCTGATCGACCCGAGTGCGGCCCTGGGCCTGCTGGTGGCGGTCACCGTGTTTTCGGCGATCCTGGCGATTACCCAGGACGCGCTGGGGTTGGCTTGCGCAGCGGCGCTGGGCGGTTTTGCCGCGCCGATTCTGACGTCCACCGGCGCCGGCAACCATGTGGCGCTGTTCAGTTATTTCGCCCTGCTCAATACCGGCATCCTCGCCATCGCCTGGTTCAAGGCCTGGCGATTGCTCAACCTGATCGGTTTTGTCGGCACTTTCGGCATCGGCTTCGCCTGGGGCATGCGCTCCTACGCGCCGGAACTGCTGTGGAGCACCGAGCCATTCCTGATCCTGTTCTTCCTGATGTACCTGGCGATCGGCCTGTTGTTCGCCCGGCGCAAATTGCTGGAGATGGGCGACGCCCCCGAGGGGCGCGATGCGTTGCTGCGCTGGTCGGCGGCCAAAGGCGATTACGTCGACGGCAGTATGCTGTTCGGCCCGCCGCTGGTGGGCTTCGGCTTGCAGTTCGCATTAGTGCAGCACCTGGAGTTCGCCGCCGCGTTCAGTGCGTTGGGCCTGGGCATTATCTACATGGGCCTGGCGCGGTTGCTCAGTGGCGGGCGTGCCTTGCTGCTGGCCGAGACCTGCCTGGCCCTGGGCGTGATCTTTGCCAGCCTGGCGATTCCCCTGGGCCTCGATGCGCGCTGGACCGCGGCGGCGTGGGCGGTGGAAGGCGCCGGGATTTTCTGGCTGGGCCTGCGTCAACAGCGGCCACTGGCGCGGGCCTTCGGCGTGTTGCTGCAAGTGGGCTCGGCGCTGGCGTTTCTCAGCGAGCTGCGCCTCGGCGAGCACACTTTGCTCGATGGAGCGCCATTGGGTGCGCTGATGCTGGGCGCGGCGTTGCTGTTCAGCTTTGATCAGTTGCGCAAGGCGTCCCCTGAACAGGCGACGGCGTCGGAGCGCAAAGGCCTGCCGGTATTGGCGAGCCTTGGCCTGAGCTTTTTGTACCTGCTTGCCCCCATGCTGCTCGATACCCAGGGCACGGCGGTCAGTTGGGCGCTCGCGGGCCTGGCGACGCTGTTCGTCGGCCTGCGCATTGGTTCGCGTACCTTCCTGTTCACGGCGTTTGGTGTGCAGTTGCTGGGCGGTGCGTTGTTCCTGCTGCGCCTGCAGGGCGGCGACGGGACGGCCGTGTTCAATGCAGGCTGGAGTGGCTTGCTCACGGCCTCGCTGATCGGCCTGGCCTTGATCGGCGGCATGCTGATGGCGGCGCGCGACGACCAGGTGCGCGGCGATGTGCGCC
Above is a genomic segment from Pseudomonas azadiae containing:
- a CDS encoding DUF2339 domain-containing protein; the encoded protein is MQWIFMLLGLVLGWTLDESFSDAGIGALLGLGIGQAIRLAKLSAQADQQAVALETTQKALIALGERLRQLEVPAPSSNVIVEAPIPERTPEPAPVAEAPDLVWELPAALAPVAMVAEPSQPLPDDVWTPAPTPHPPQEPAIPRGPNLIERAISGARSWLFGGNTVLRVGVVLLFLGLAFLLRYATEGMVVPIEVRYAGVAAAALALLGLGWWLRLRNSNYGLMLQGTGIAVLYLTVFAAMRLHPLIDPSAALGLLVAVTVFSAILAITQDALGLACAAALGGFAAPILTSTGAGNHVALFSYFALLNTGILAIAWFKAWRLLNLIGFVGTFGIGFAWGMRSYAPELLWSTEPFLILFFLMYLAIGLLFARRKLLEMGDAPEGRDALLRWSAAKGDYVDGSMLFGPPLVGFGLQFALVQHLEFAAAFSALGLGIIYMGLARLLSGGRALLLAETCLALGVIFASLAIPLGLDARWTAAAWAVEGAGIFWLGLRQQRPLARAFGVLLQVGSALAFLSELRLGEHTLLDGAPLGALMLGAALLFSFDQLRKASPEQATASERKGLPVLASLGLSFLYLLAPMLLDTQGTAVSWALAGLATLFVGLRIGSRTFLFTAFGVQLLGGALFLLRLQGGDGTAVFNAGWSGLLTASLIGLALIGGMLMAARDDQVRGDVRLLRGLSVVLLAGLVLINLAVLFVLPWQSASGVWAASGLLIIWLSLYLQQRVSFVFGLLLQLIGGGSFLLAMPELLGPLTGEGLRPLAHSGFWTPMVLGLAALIGAWRLQREPQVPVFAVLKLQRLSDLLLVWGAAWWTMALAGEVLRFVPGELHGAFLLGIAAASVAVWTLLAARLRWVSLGMLCTLLMPAAGLVLLVSAHTYYHPAAHYGWLAWPAVFVVHFVSLRRLAMVVPGRALGIAHVLGCWILIGLLALELRYGLLRFSAEYNAWRWLGWAILPSLYLVLAAAPRHWPWPVSAYPREYRVLAALPLAVLMLGWFWAANSFSDGTADPLPYVPLLNPLDLGLLFALLGVYVWSRSVAPQRGPRAELLAQGVAGLSLFAFFTALVMRTAHHWGGVPFELDALLESMLVQAGLSIIWTLIALGLMIGGHLRHRREVWLIGAALIAVVVAKLFFVELSNRGGLARIVSFIGVGGLLLVVGYFAPLPPKRAEPVLETEGAAS